A region from the Oceanidesulfovibrio marinus genome encodes:
- a CDS encoding Tim44 domain-containing protein: MRLVSLAGTLAPALIPGTALAADTSPVGGFGSYSFIDAIALGVIIFVLFRLVSRGFGRRNKPDERPPRRDNVSRFPGRDQNGRQQDSNGEPSQKEASDAYRRAQQTWDYLSSKPRDRSGQTGQQGQPGQQDRFGRRPGTPPPPIDVDSMPDPGGPQAGVPSGGETSYTGTTSRRIDVRNFDEDDFLNGAKAVYARIQESWDARDLEDIRDFVGDQVYSNLTDHARRNPQPGKTDILLIEAKVLEVRHDNADLTASVLYDVLLRKKGAKANSKIKEIWHFRKPADDTNAFWKVEGIQQVH, from the coding sequence GTGCGGCTCGTTTCCCTGGCCGGAACCCTCGCCCCTGCGCTGATCCCTGGCACAGCCCTGGCGGCGGACACATCCCCTGTCGGCGGGTTCGGCTCCTACTCCTTTATCGACGCCATCGCCCTCGGCGTCATCATCTTCGTGCTTTTCCGGCTCGTCTCCCGCGGCTTCGGCAGGCGCAACAAGCCCGATGAGCGCCCGCCCCGGCGCGACAACGTCTCGCGCTTTCCCGGCCGCGACCAGAACGGCCGGCAGCAGGACAGTAACGGCGAGCCTTCGCAAAAAGAAGCGAGCGATGCATACCGCCGCGCCCAGCAGACCTGGGACTACCTGAGCTCCAAACCCCGCGACCGCTCCGGCCAAACAGGCCAGCAGGGGCAACCAGGGCAGCAAGACCGGTTCGGTCGCCGGCCCGGCACACCGCCGCCGCCCATCGACGTGGACTCCATGCCCGATCCCGGCGGACCACAGGCCGGCGTTCCCTCCGGCGGCGAGACATCCTACACCGGCACCACTTCGCGGCGCATCGATGTGCGCAACTTCGACGAAGACGATTTTCTCAATGGGGCCAAGGCCGTGTACGCGCGCATCCAGGAATCGTGGGACGCGCGGGACCTCGAGGACATCCGCGACTTCGTGGGCGACCAGGTCTACAGCAACCTGACGGACCACGCCCGCAGGAACCCGCAGCCCGGCAAGACCGACATCCTGCTCATCGAGGCCAAGGTGCTGGAGGTGCGGCACGACAACGCGGACCTGACCGCAAGCGTGCTGTACGATGTGCTGCTGCGCAAGAAAGGCGCCAAGGCCAACTCGAAGATCAAGGAAATCTGGCACTTCCGCAAACCAGCCGACGACACGAACGCCTTCTGGAAGGTCGAGGGCATTCAGCAGGTGCACTAG
- a CDS encoding CopG family ribbon-helix-helix protein, whose product MRPTSIRLDEETLDSLDGIAHSLGRSRQWVIQDAIEQYLKHEIWFREEVGKGLADIKAGRTHSHDEAIDAVRKLGINVE is encoded by the coding sequence ATGCGCCCCACATCCATACGGCTCGACGAAGAAACACTGGATTCGCTTGACGGCATCGCCCATTCCCTCGGCAGAAGCCGTCAATGGGTCATCCAGGACGCCATCGAGCAGTACCTCAAGCACGAGATATGGTTCCGGGAAGAGGTCGGCAAAGGGCTGGCCGATATCAAGGCCGGGCGCACGCATTCCCATGATGAGGCTATAGACGCGGTCCGCAAGCTTGGAATCAATGTCGAGTAA
- a CDS encoding type II toxin-antitoxin system RelE/ParE family toxin, producing the protein MSSNVRWSSSALQDFTQTVEYIARDNPEAAALVARTILDMTGSLEAFPGRGRPGRVEGTRELLVPSYPYRIVYTETQPVSIVRILHDRQAP; encoded by the coding sequence ATGTCGAGTAATGTGCGCTGGTCGTCCAGTGCGCTGCAGGATTTCACCCAGACCGTTGAGTACATCGCCCGGGACAATCCCGAGGCGGCGGCGCTGGTTGCCCGAACCATCCTGGATATGACGGGTAGTCTTGAAGCATTTCCTGGCAGAGGCCGGCCCGGTCGGGTGGAAGGCACGCGCGAGCTGCTGGTCCCGTCCTATCCGTACCGCATCGTCTACACCGAGACACAGCCCGTCAGCATAGTGCGGATACTGCACGACAGGCAGGCGCCATAA
- a CDS encoding response regulator: protein MSATVLIVEDEPKLAELLRDYLQHAGYEASILDSGPPVAQWVREHDPDLILLDLMLPGKDGMEICKEIRTFSSVPIIMVTARVEEIDRLLGLELGADDYICKPFSPREVVARVRAVLRRSGGNTTYTEQGLALDESRMQATLHGKDIALTAVEFKLLQIMAANPGRIFSRDQLMDRIYSDERIVSDRTIDSHIKKLRRKIASVVPDEELIRSVYGVGYKYEVAEKE from the coding sequence ATGAGCGCGACAGTACTGATAGTCGAGGACGAGCCCAAGCTGGCCGAGCTACTGCGGGATTACCTGCAGCACGCGGGGTACGAGGCGAGCATTCTGGACAGCGGCCCGCCGGTGGCGCAGTGGGTGCGGGAGCACGACCCGGACTTGATCCTGCTCGACCTGATGCTGCCCGGCAAGGACGGCATGGAGATATGCAAGGAAATCCGTACATTCTCCAGCGTACCCATTATCATGGTCACGGCGCGTGTGGAGGAGATCGACCGCCTGCTGGGCCTGGAGCTGGGCGCGGACGACTACATCTGCAAACCCTTCAGCCCGCGGGAAGTGGTGGCCAGAGTGCGCGCGGTGCTGCGTCGCTCCGGCGGCAACACCACCTACACGGAGCAGGGCCTGGCGCTGGACGAGTCCCGCATGCAGGCCACGTTGCACGGCAAAGACATCGCCCTGACGGCCGTGGAGTTCAAGCTCTTACAGATCATGGCGGCCAATCCGGGCCGCATCTTCTCACGCGACCAGCTCATGGACCGCATCTACAGCGACGAGCGCATTGTCAGCGATCGTACCATCGACAGCCACATCAAGAAGCTGCGCAGAAAGATCGCGTCTGTGGTGCCGGATGAGGAGCTCATCCGCTCGGTGTACGGCGTGGGCTACAAGTACGAGGTTGCAGAGAAGGAGTAG
- a CDS encoding ATP-binding protein, translated as MKIGIKHRLFFIVLTASVIVAVGMMLLTLWSIGRGFRQYVNNVERERLERLATSLEASYGQEGGWEHLRDNPREWSRLVLQSVPERIAPRWVLDRLQRRLGGRPLAELLAPQNGTDLGEGDEPTMSPALAQLFQLRVFLQDADHTMLVGPEDRDPDLKQELLPLRFQGNIVGYVGLMQRKRLVDRRQLVFLRQQKVTLAIIAGFMLLVSALLSRPFANRLVRPIRALAEGTHRLAAGNYETRVQVERRDELGQLARDFNRLAMTLEQNESARRQWVADISHELRTPLSILRGELEGLQDGVRQATPEAINSLHGEVLRLGRLVDDLYQLAVSDVGALTYRKEPLDLAEVLDEALEPFAQEFEHKGIALQYDLGPDAGRTVFADAERLHQLFGNLLENSVKYTDPGGAVEVRLEYDGGRARVHILDSAPGVPERELGRLFERLYRVEGSRSRETGGAGLGLAICRNIAEAHEGTVAAHTSPLGGVWITVDLPTEEH; from the coding sequence ATGAAGATCGGAATCAAACACCGCCTCTTTTTCATCGTGCTCACCGCGTCGGTCATCGTGGCCGTGGGCATGATGCTGCTGACGCTGTGGAGCATCGGCCGGGGCTTCCGCCAGTACGTGAACAACGTGGAACGGGAGCGGCTGGAACGCCTGGCAACGAGCCTGGAGGCCAGCTACGGCCAGGAGGGCGGCTGGGAGCATCTCCGGGACAACCCGCGGGAGTGGTCCCGGCTCGTGCTGCAGAGCGTGCCCGAGCGCATAGCGCCGCGCTGGGTGCTGGACCGGTTGCAGCGCCGTCTGGGCGGCCGTCCCCTGGCGGAGCTACTCGCGCCGCAGAACGGCACGGACCTTGGCGAGGGCGACGAGCCCACCATGTCGCCGGCGCTGGCCCAGCTCTTCCAGCTGCGCGTCTTTCTTCAGGATGCAGACCACACCATGCTGGTCGGGCCGGAGGACAGGGACCCGGACCTCAAGCAGGAGCTCCTGCCATTGCGCTTTCAGGGCAACATTGTCGGCTACGTGGGCCTGATGCAGAGGAAGCGCCTTGTGGACCGACGGCAGCTCGTGTTTCTGCGGCAGCAGAAGGTCACGCTGGCGATCATTGCCGGGTTCATGCTGCTGGTCTCGGCGCTGCTCTCCCGGCCTTTTGCCAATAGGCTGGTCCGGCCCATCCGGGCGCTGGCCGAGGGAACCCACCGCCTGGCCGCGGGCAACTACGAGACCCGCGTGCAGGTGGAACGGCGCGACGAGCTGGGGCAGCTTGCCAGGGACTTCAACCGCCTGGCCATGACCCTGGAGCAGAACGAATCGGCGCGGCGGCAATGGGTTGCGGACATCTCCCACGAGCTGCGCACGCCGCTCTCCATCCTGCGCGGCGAGCTGGAAGGGCTGCAGGACGGCGTACGGCAGGCCACGCCCGAGGCCATCAACTCCCTGCACGGCGAAGTGCTGCGCCTTGGCCGGCTGGTGGATGACCTCTACCAGCTCGCCGTCTCGGACGTGGGTGCGCTTACCTACCGCAAGGAGCCGCTGGACCTCGCTGAGGTGCTGGACGAAGCGCTGGAGCCGTTTGCACAGGAGTTCGAGCACAAGGGTATCGCGCTGCAGTATGATCTCGGCCCGGATGCGGGCCGCACCGTGTTCGCCGACGCCGAACGGCTGCACCAGCTCTTCGGCAATCTGCTGGAGAACTCAGTGAAGTACACGGACCCTGGCGGCGCGGTGGAGGTCCGGCTGGAGTATGACGGCGGCCGGGCCAGGGTGCACATACTGGACAGCGCGCCCGGCGTGCCGGAACGCGAGCTCGGCCGGTTGTTCGAGCGGCTGTACCGTGTGGAAGGATCGCGGAGCAGGGAGACCGGCGGCGCCGGCCTGGGGCTGGCAATTTGCCGGAACATCGCCGAGGCCCACGAAGGGACCGTGGCGGCCCACACCTCCCCGCTGGGCGGCGTATGGATCACCGTGGACCTGCCCACAGAGGAGCACTGA
- a CDS encoding Spy/CpxP family protein refolding chaperone: protein MKKLILTAIVAGTMVCGSMFATGKTLSTVSTAFAAETADEAPGMRGAMADRFFERMTRVLDLTETQQNEVQAIRERNKPAIQAASEKLRKGRAELRQVIQTHPFDEAAVRNLAEKQSELRVELTMAFARMANEIHAILTPEQRELAEKLMPKRF from the coding sequence ATGAAAAAGCTCATTCTGACAGCAATTGTGGCCGGGACCATGGTCTGCGGCTCCATGTTCGCCACAGGCAAGACGCTCTCCACCGTCAGCACCGCCTTTGCCGCCGAAACCGCTGACGAAGCGCCCGGCATGCGCGGGGCCATGGCCGACCGCTTCTTCGAGCGCATGACCAGGGTCCTGGACCTGACCGAGACGCAACAGAACGAGGTACAGGCCATCCGCGAGAGAAACAAACCGGCCATCCAGGCCGCCAGCGAAAAGCTCAGAAAGGGCCGCGCTGAGCTGCGCCAGGTTATCCAGACCCATCCCTTTGATGAAGCAGCGGTCCGCAATCTGGCCGAGAAGCAGTCCGAGCTCCGCGTGGAGCTGACCATGGCTTTCGCCAGAATGGCCAACGAGATCCACGCCATCCTCACGCCGGAGCAGCGCGAGCTGGCCGAAAAGCTCATGCCCAAACGGTTCTAG
- a CDS encoding cation diffusion facilitator family transporter produces MSASSRKAIYAALAGNSLIAVTKFIAAAMTGSSAMISEGIHSVVDTGNQLLLLYGMKRSTRPADARFPYGYGKELYFWSFVVAILIFAVGAGLSIYEGINHLMYPVHVGDHTVNYVVLLLAMVFEGSSWFIAMREFNRQRRDRSFVKAVTGGKDPTIFVVIFEDSAAMIGLVFALLGVLLGDITGNPYFDGAASVAIGLLLGATAVWLAYETKGLLIGESADPEVVEGIRRIAAEHKEVLHVNEVLTLHMGPDFILVTMSVDFRDDLQAGEVEHAICALDTAVKDAYPHVKKVYVEAEPCRIGPVRTAG; encoded by the coding sequence ATGTCCGCATCGTCCAGGAAGGCCATATACGCGGCGCTGGCCGGCAACTCGCTGATCGCGGTCACCAAGTTCATCGCGGCGGCCATGACGGGCAGCTCGGCGATGATCTCCGAGGGCATCCACTCGGTAGTGGACACCGGCAACCAGCTGCTGCTTCTGTACGGCATGAAGCGGTCGACCAGGCCGGCGGACGCGCGCTTTCCCTACGGCTATGGCAAGGAGCTGTACTTCTGGTCCTTTGTCGTGGCCATCCTCATCTTTGCGGTGGGTGCGGGCCTGTCCATCTACGAGGGCATCAACCACCTCATGTACCCGGTGCATGTGGGCGACCACACGGTGAACTACGTGGTGCTGCTCCTGGCCATGGTCTTCGAGGGCTCGTCGTGGTTCATCGCCATGCGCGAGTTCAACCGCCAGCGGCGGGACCGCAGCTTTGTGAAGGCCGTGACCGGCGGCAAGGACCCCACCATCTTTGTCGTGATCTTCGAGGACTCGGCGGCCATGATCGGCCTGGTCTTCGCGCTGCTCGGCGTGCTCCTGGGCGACATCACCGGCAATCCGTACTTCGATGGCGCCGCGTCCGTGGCCATTGGTCTGCTGCTGGGCGCCACCGCGGTGTGGCTGGCGTACGAGACCAAGGGTCTGCTCATCGGCGAGTCGGCTGATCCCGAGGTGGTGGAGGGCATCCGGCGCATTGCGGCGGAGCACAAGGAAGTGCTGCACGTGAACGAGGTGCTCACGCTGCACATGGGGCCGGACTTCATCCTGGTGACCATGAGCGTGGACTTCCGCGACGACCTGCAGGCCGGCGAGGTGGAGCATGCCATCTGCGCCCTGGACACGGCCGTGAAGGACGCCTACCCGCACGTGAAGAAGGTCTATGTGGAGGCCGAGCCCTGCCGGATAGGGCCGGTGCGCACGGCCGGATAA
- a CDS encoding aminotransferase class IV yields the protein MTKDTLGREAYLERLLAAPHPGTDKVLAFYDHRVGAVCTDASLMLLPLDDHLVHRGDGVFETLKYIDGKLYQLEPHINRMKRSSKAIYLDPPCSWDEVAEIVQDVCRAGELRQGNVRILLGRGPGGFGISPYECPEPSLYIVAYKISPKPEEVYEKGATAFRTTVPAKQSYMARIKSTDYLPNMLIVREAHEKGMDFGLCFDDHGFLAEGSTENVCLVDAKGRLVVPEFTNALAGTTLLRAVELLGDEVMVLRRNVRESEIYDAKELMVVGTTLDVLPLVRFNGRPIHDVKPGPVGKRMRELLQHDLQENGIPLFD from the coding sequence ATGACTAAAGACACGCTTGGCCGCGAGGCCTATCTGGAGCGCCTGCTTGCCGCGCCGCATCCCGGCACGGACAAGGTGCTCGCCTTTTATGACCACCGCGTAGGCGCCGTCTGCACAGACGCCTCGCTCATGCTGCTGCCCCTGGACGACCACCTCGTGCACCGCGGCGACGGCGTCTTCGAGACCCTCAAGTATATCGACGGCAAGCTCTACCAGCTTGAGCCGCACATCAACCGCATGAAGCGGTCCAGCAAGGCCATCTACCTGGACCCGCCGTGCTCCTGGGACGAGGTTGCCGAGATCGTCCAGGATGTGTGCCGCGCGGGTGAGCTGCGCCAGGGCAACGTGCGCATCCTGCTGGGACGCGGTCCCGGCGGGTTCGGCATCTCCCCGTACGAGTGCCCGGAGCCCAGCCTGTACATCGTGGCTTACAAGATCTCCCCCAAGCCGGAGGAAGTCTACGAGAAGGGCGCAACCGCCTTCCGCACCACCGTGCCGGCCAAGCAGAGCTACATGGCCAGGATCAAGTCCACCGACTACCTGCCCAACATGCTTATCGTGCGCGAGGCCCACGAGAAGGGCATGGACTTCGGCCTCTGTTTTGACGACCATGGCTTCCTGGCCGAAGGCTCCACCGAGAACGTCTGCTTGGTGGACGCCAAGGGCCGGCTCGTGGTGCCCGAGTTCACCAACGCCCTGGCCGGCACCACGCTGCTGCGCGCCGTGGAGCTGCTGGGCGACGAGGTCATGGTGCTGCGGCGCAACGTCCGCGAGTCCGAGATCTACGATGCCAAAGAGCTCATGGTCGTGGGCACCACCCTCGATGTGCTGCCCCTTGTGCGTTTCAACGGCAGACCCATCCACGACGTGAAGCCCGGCCCCGTGGGCAAGCGCATGCGCGAGCTGCTGCAGCACGACCTGCAGGAAAACGGCATTCCGCTTTTTGATTAA
- a CDS encoding aspartate-semialdehyde dehydrogenase produces MASREIVVAVAGATGAVGREMLKILEERKFPAKEIRPLASSRSAGSGVEFAGGELTVQELTEDSFKGVDIALFSAGGSVSEKFAPIAAQSGCVVVDNSSAWRMDDRAPLVVPEVNPQDLEKHNGIIANPNCSTIQMVVVLKPLHDAGTIKRVVVSTYQAVSGTGQKAIDELQGQVRDLFNMQDPRVNVYPHRIAFNCLPHIDVFLDNDYTKEEMKMVNETKKIMGDDSIRVTATTVRVPVFYGHSESINIETVKKISAKEARAILFQAPGVEVLDNPRENIYPMAINAAGEDATFVGRIREDDTIDNGLNLWVVADNLRKGAALNTIQIAEELISRDLVRVNDTSVFA; encoded by the coding sequence ATGGCCAGCCGAGAGATTGTGGTCGCGGTAGCCGGCGCTACAGGCGCCGTCGGGCGTGAAATGCTCAAGATTCTGGAGGAGCGCAAGTTCCCGGCCAAGGAGATTCGTCCCCTGGCCTCGTCGCGTTCCGCCGGAAGCGGTGTGGAGTTCGCCGGTGGCGAGCTCACCGTGCAGGAGCTCACCGAGGATTCGTTCAAGGGCGTGGACATAGCGCTCTTTTCCGCGGGCGGCTCCGTCTCCGAGAAATTCGCCCCCATTGCAGCGCAATCCGGCTGCGTGGTGGTGGACAACTCCAGCGCCTGGCGCATGGACGACCGCGCGCCCCTCGTGGTGCCCGAGGTCAACCCCCAGGACCTGGAGAAGCACAACGGCATCATCGCCAACCCCAACTGCTCCACCATTCAGATGGTCGTGGTGCTCAAGCCCCTGCACGACGCCGGCACCATCAAGCGCGTGGTGGTCTCCACCTATCAGGCGGTGTCCGGCACGGGCCAGAAGGCCATTGACGAGCTGCAGGGCCAGGTGCGCGACCTGTTCAACATGCAGGACCCCAGGGTCAATGTGTACCCGCATCGCATCGCCTTCAACTGCCTGCCGCACATCGACGTCTTCCTGGACAACGACTACACCAAGGAAGAGATGAAGATGGTCAACGAGACCAAGAAGATCATGGGCGACGACTCCATCCGCGTCACCGCCACCACGGTACGCGTGCCCGTCTTCTACGGCCACTCCGAGTCCATCAACATCGAGACGGTCAAGAAGATCTCGGCCAAGGAAGCCCGGGCCATCCTGTTCCAGGCGCCGGGCGTGGAGGTTCTCGACAACCCGCGCGAGAATATCTACCCCATGGCCATCAATGCAGCCGGCGAGGACGCGACCTTTGTTGGCCGCATCCGCGAAGATGATACCATCGACAACGGCCTGAACCTCTGGGTTGTGGCCGACAACCTGCGCAAGGGCGCGGCTCTGAACACGATCCAGATTGCCGAAGAGCTCATCAGCCGCGATCTGGTGCGCGTAAACGACACGAGTGTATTCGCGTGA
- a CDS encoding bacteriohemerythrin produces MAQIEWGTNMFIGVEDIDAQHEKLTKLINDLYYAYMEGKERDVLSPIINELHDYAHYHFDTEAAYMKRLGDSYGFSEGHLAKHSEFFSTVIDFLLQYVSGSDTEITPELLDYLTDWWRGHIMGIDQGLGEAIRQMESEG; encoded by the coding sequence ATGGCGCAGATTGAATGGGGCACGAATATGTTCATCGGGGTGGAGGATATCGACGCCCAGCACGAGAAGCTCACAAAGCTCATCAACGATCTCTACTACGCCTACATGGAAGGCAAGGAGCGCGACGTGCTCTCGCCGATCATCAACGAGCTGCACGACTATGCACACTACCACTTCGACACCGAAGCAGCGTACATGAAACGGCTCGGGGATAGCTACGGCTTTTCCGAGGGGCATCTCGCCAAGCACTCCGAGTTCTTCAGCACGGTCATCGATTTCCTGCTCCAGTACGTGAGCGGTAGCGACACAGAGATTACGCCGGAGCTGCTGGACTACCTGACGGACTGGTGGCGGGGGCACATCATGGGTATCGACCAGGGGTTGGGCGAGGCCATACGGCAGATGGAGTCCGAGGGGTGA
- a CDS encoding SPOR domain-containing protein, producing MNTQTRTLPPALPGILFLAILVAAFSLFATPCKATAQQTAQDDTPLLDWSTGTVPLTPEGAPAATARRFAVQVALVRDAGTARDMAADLASRGHDPYILTKADDSGALWHAVRLGVYDSLVEALRAARNFYKQESVAPVVTELGSLYGLSLQDARFFVQVGAFESRGNAVRYAQKLIADGRDAGVVRLDHDGGEDWNVVHIGVFKTFDAAAEAADSFKSKNGGDCFVVVISDKLLEKRTVPVPGPEPAQTNATTGKNATDEKNATAPGKAESHSNATAPANATSSDNAARIAPASSDNAARTTPSGSANATPKPDVARIPAASGVEKAVTTGNATAPGNATAEAAGPPRIHQ from the coding sequence ATGAATACCCAAACCCGCACACTTCCGCCAGCCCTGCCAGGCATCCTTTTCCTGGCCATACTCGTCGCGGCGTTTTCGTTGTTTGCCACTCCCTGCAAGGCCACGGCGCAGCAGACGGCGCAGGACGACACGCCACTGCTCGACTGGTCCACGGGCACCGTGCCCCTGACTCCGGAAGGCGCTCCGGCCGCCACGGCCCGGCGCTTCGCCGTGCAGGTGGCGCTGGTGCGCGACGCGGGCACGGCCCGGGACATGGCCGCCGACCTGGCCAGCCGCGGGCACGATCCCTACATCCTGACCAAGGCCGATGATTCCGGCGCATTGTGGCACGCCGTGCGCCTCGGCGTCTACGACAGCCTGGTTGAGGCGCTCCGCGCCGCCCGCAACTTCTACAAACAGGAGTCCGTCGCCCCGGTGGTGACGGAGCTGGGCTCCCTGTACGGCCTGTCTTTGCAGGACGCGCGATTCTTCGTCCAGGTGGGCGCCTTTGAATCCAGGGGCAACGCCGTGCGCTACGCCCAGAAGCTCATCGCAGACGGCAGGGATGCCGGCGTGGTGCGCCTGGACCACGACGGCGGCGAGGATTGGAACGTTGTCCACATCGGCGTGTTCAAGACGTTCGACGCGGCCGCGGAGGCCGCCGACTCCTTCAAAAGCAAGAACGGCGGGGACTGCTTTGTGGTGGTCATCTCGGACAAGCTCCTGGAGAAGCGAACCGTCCCCGTACCCGGGCCGGAACCGGCCCAAACCAACGCCACGACCGGGAAGAACGCGACAGACGAGAAGAACGCGACGGCTCCTGGCAAAGCAGAATCCCATTCCAACGCAACCGCCCCGGCCAACGCGACTTCCTCAGACAATGCCGCACGCATAGCGCCTGCGAGCTCGGACAACGCCGCGCGTACCACGCCGTCTGGCTCGGCCAACGCGACGCCGAAGCCGGACGTGGCCAGGATTCCTGCCGCATCCGGCGTGGAGAAAGCCGTCACCACCGGCAATGCGACTGCGCCGGGCAACGCCACTGCCGAGGCCGCCGGTCCGCCCCGCATACACCAATAA
- the metF gene encoding methylenetetrahydrofolate reductase [NAD(P)H]: MRIADLMTTVEPFVSFEFFPPKEKEKWPDFFHEATRLKEVNPLFVSVTYGAGGTTQGNTLEIVTKLKQEIGLEPMAHLTCVGADETAIGAFLDQLRANDVENVLALRGDPPKGEKSFIPSDARFCHANDLVEFIRKSHPDMSVGVAGYPEVHPEAESAMADLDALKTKIQAGGDFIITQLFFDNALYFDYATKVKAMGLMQPIVPGILPVLSLVSVERIVELCGASVPKAFLEELKDAHEEDTKAKEKGEPGGRVRAVGIAHAKRQVAGLLEGGAPGVHLYTLNKADACLEIVRSPEVCKYLRCCPTAA, encoded by the coding sequence ATGCGTATTGCTGATCTGATGACCACGGTGGAGCCTTTTGTTTCTTTTGAGTTCTTTCCTCCGAAGGAAAAAGAGAAGTGGCCCGATTTCTTCCACGAGGCGACACGGCTCAAGGAAGTGAATCCGCTCTTCGTCTCCGTGACCTACGGAGCCGGTGGCACCACCCAGGGCAACACCCTTGAGATAGTGACCAAGCTGAAGCAGGAAATCGGCCTGGAGCCCATGGCGCACTTGACGTGCGTGGGCGCGGACGAGACGGCCATAGGCGCCTTCCTGGACCAGCTCAGGGCGAACGACGTGGAGAACGTGCTGGCCCTGCGCGGCGATCCGCCCAAGGGCGAAAAGTCGTTCATTCCTTCGGATGCGCGCTTCTGCCACGCCAACGACCTGGTGGAGTTCATCCGCAAGAGCCACCCGGACATGAGCGTGGGCGTGGCCGGCTACCCGGAGGTCCATCCGGAGGCCGAAAGCGCCATGGCAGACCTGGATGCGCTGAAAACCAAGATCCAGGCCGGTGGTGATTTCATCATTACGCAGCTCTTTTTCGACAACGCCCTGTACTTTGACTACGCGACCAAGGTGAAGGCCATGGGCCTGATGCAGCCCATCGTGCCCGGCATCCTGCCCGTGCTTTCCCTGGTTTCCGTGGAGCGCATCGTAGAGCTCTGCGGCGCCAGCGTGCCCAAGGCGTTCCTGGAGGAGCTCAAGGACGCGCACGAGGAAGACACCAAGGCCAAAGAGAAGGGCGAGCCCGGCGGCCGTGTCCGCGCCGTGGGCATTGCCCACGCCAAACGCCAGGTGGCGGGCCTGCTGGAAGGCGGCGCCCCCGGCGTGCATCTCTATACGCTGAACAAGGCGGACGCATGCCTGGAGATCGTGCGGAGCCCCGAGGTCTGCAAGTATCTGCGATGCTGCCCGACGGCGGCCTAG
- a CDS encoding (deoxy)nucleoside triphosphate pyrophosphohydrolase, which translates to MSANEPSRNKADHQHQKIVPVVAAIVWRDGRFLAIERKPGTDFAGMWEFPGGKVEPGESLNQALIRELTEELGIVPERSAFRRIVTHHYEALSVRLYFFDVHAYRGTLQAREGHALEWLVPDQAHAPRFLEADRDILTELAAETAGT; encoded by the coding sequence ATGTCCGCCAATGAGCCTTCACGGAACAAGGCGGATCACCAGCACCAGAAGATCGTGCCGGTGGTCGCCGCCATTGTCTGGCGCGACGGGCGCTTCCTTGCCATAGAACGCAAGCCGGGAACGGACTTTGCCGGCATGTGGGAGTTTCCCGGCGGCAAGGTGGAACCGGGAGAGAGCCTGAACCAGGCGCTCATCCGGGAACTGACCGAAGAGCTCGGCATCGTGCCGGAGCGATCGGCGTTCCGCAGGATCGTCACGCATCACTACGAGGCGCTCAGTGTGCGTCTCTACTTTTTTGACGTTCATGCATATCGTGGCACGCTACAAGCGCGTGAAGGCCACGCGCTCGAGTGGCTCGTGCCGGACCAGGCCCACGCCCCCAGGTTCCTTGAGGCGGACAGGGACATCCTCACAGAGCTCGCAGCAGAAACCGCGGGTACATAA